One Kushneria konosiri genomic window, GTCGAGTTCACGCTGCCACTTGCGATGTAAAAAGGCAGTAATGGCTTCACGCCCCTGAAAGAATTCGGTGCGATTGCGCCAGCGTGAATCCTCGCTGTAGGCGCCGGCGACCCGTTCGGGCTGGCGGGTATTCCAGGCATCTTCTGCGGCACGCACCTTGGCGCGGGCGCTGTCCATGTCAAAGGGGGGAAGCGGGGGACGGCTTTCCATGCGCGGACTCCATCACATGAAGGAACAGGAACCTTCAGGCTAGCATGTTCACGCGGGCATTTTACACGAGGGCAGCGCATGACACGGCGGGGAGATCGTGAGGCTGCTATCCTTGTCGTCATTATTCCCGTTTCTCCTTGTCGGAGTGTTCGAATGCGTCATCTCGATCTGCAGGTGATCCAGCAGGCTCGCGAATGGGCCTGCACCCATGAAACGATCTGGCTGTGTACCGTGCTTGGCACCTATGGTTCCTCGCCTCGTGCGCCCGGCTCGATGCTGGTGGCCACACAGGAAGGTCACCATGTCGGCTCGCTGTCCGGCGGCTGTGTCGAGGAGGCCTTCATCGAAAGCCTTCAGGATGGCGCCTTTTCACGTCCGGCCACCATCGTGCGCTACGGTGAAAGTCAGGAAGAAAGTCAGCGACTACAGCTGCCCTGCGGCGGGGTGCTGGAAGTGCTCATCGAGCGTCTGGACGTCACTGATGAGCTGAAGGTGCATCTGGAAGTGCTGGAAGCAACGCTTCTGGGGCGCAAGCGTCTGGTTCGCAGGGTCAACCCGGAAACCGGACGCTATCGCGTCGTGCTCGACGAGTCGCCCAACGGGCCCGCCGTAACACGTGATGACCAGGGGCAGGTCGAGATCCGCGTCGGCCCGGCCCTGAGGCTGATTCTGGCCGGCATCTCGCCGGTAGCCGGTTTTTGTGCCCAGTTTGCCCGTGCGCTGGGGTATGAGGTGATTGTCTGCGATCCGCGTGACGAGGTGCGGCGTGAGTTTATCGCCGCCGGTCATGCCGAGGGCATTGAGGTGCAGGCAGTGTTGCCGGCGCTGTTTATTGCCTCGGGCGCCTGTCATGAGGCCACCGCCGTAGTGGCGCTGACCCACGACCCGCGCATCGATGATCCGGCCATGGTGGAGGCCGTCAGAACGCCCGCGTTTTATATCGGCGTGATGGGGTCAAAAAGAACCTCACAAAAGCGCGCCGAGCGACTCAAGCGCTCCGGTGGTCTCAATGACGAGGAAATTGCCCGGATTCACATGCCGATCGGCATGGACCTGGGCAGCAAGGCGCCGGCTGAAATTGCCCTGTCTGTCGTGGCTGACGTCATGCGAATTTATAACGGCAAGGCGGGCGAGACGCACCTCGCGGCCGTGCCCGTGGCCGCTGCGGTCTGATGGACGAGACTCGCCACGATCAAATGAGTGATGCCCCGCAGGTCGTGGGGCTGATTCTGGCCGCGGGGTATAGTCGTCGATTCGGCGGCGACAAGCGTCTGGCCCCGTTCAACGGACAGACACTGCTGGCAGCCACAGCGGCCAGACTGGCACCTCACGTGGCCACCATGGCCGTCATGTTGCGCCATGGTGAATCCATTGCGCCCTTCGGATTGCCATTTGATGCGTACGTCATGCAGGCCCCTTCATCGCCCATCGGGATGGGAACAAGCCTGGCGGCTGCAGTGTCCGGTCTGCTTGCTTCGACCGATCCACGACACCTGCAATGTGAGGCGCTGGCGCTGATGCTGGGGGATATGCCCGATGTGCATGACGAGCCCCTTTCGGCTCTGATGGCCCATGCGGGTGGCGATATCATTGTGCGCCCGAGCCATCAGGACCGCATGGGGCATCCCGTGGTTTTCGGACGAGCATTCTGGCCGGCGCTGGCGGCACTGAGCGGGGATGAAGGTGCCCGAGTACTGCTCAAGCGTCATGCCTCGCAGGTCGTGACGCTAAAGACCAGTGATCCGGGGATTCTTGTCGATGTCGATACGTATGATGACCTGTCTTCCCTTCAATGATTTGAGATCCCATGGCTCGAGTTGCGCTTTTTGCCGACGTACAAAACATCTATTACACCGCTCGTGAGACCTTCGGCTGTCAGGTCAACTATGCCGCGCTCTGGCGACATGCCGTTGGTGAGGACACGGTTGTGGCCGCCTATGCCTACGCCATCGAACGTCACGATCCACGCCAGCAGCAGTTTCAGCATGCGCTGCGCGATATTGGTTTCACGGTGCGTCTCAAGCCGTTTATTCAGCGCCGTGATGGCAGTGCCAAGGGCGACTGGGACGTCGGGATCACGCTGGATGTGTTCGAGACGTCGCACGAGGTTGATCGGGTGGTGCTGATTTCGGGCGATGGTGATTTTTCAGAGCTGCTTGCCCGCGTACAGCAGCGCTTTGGCATCAAAACCGACGTTTATGGCGTTCAGGCGCTGACGGCCAATGCCCTCAGGCAGGCCGCCGACCGTTTTGTACCCATCGAAGGCGCACTTTTACAGAATAACCGGCGTTGAGCCGGCGTCTGTCAGGGTTTACTGCACGCTGTACTGATGGCCGGCCAGGCAGGCGGCCAGTGCACGGCGATAGGCCCCCGCCTGTAGTCGAGAGGGGGGCTCGAGCGTGGTGGTGGGGTTAAAACCGCTTTGGTCGATGGCCCATCGATGACACTGGCCGTGGTCCTGCTGTTGCTGGCGCAGCGTTTGATTCTGCATCGGGTAGGCGATGACATCAAAGATATCCATTCCGGCCATCTGCGCCTCGCGTGGAGTAGGCGTTGGGGTATAGCGCCCATCACTTTCAAGGCTTGCGAACCAGTTGCCATGCGAGACCTGATAGCGCTGCTCACCGATCCATACCGGGCGAGCATCATCAGGTAGCCCGGTGCGCTCGGTAGCAGGCGGCGCGGCGTGTGACGGTGCGGCCCCCAGTATCAAAAGGGGGAACAGCACATGGGGCAGGCAGCAAGGCAGGCGTCGATAGTTGACCATGAAAGGGCTCCATGACAGAGGGAGGGCGCCGCAGCGGGATCCCTGGCAGTCATGCCAGGATATATGACAGGAGCACACAGCACCATGATTCGTCATCTATCAACTGCACACGTTCGCCACCTGACCCTTGCCATGCAGGGGTTTGGCGCTGACCGTGATGGCCCCGAACCTGATAGCCGTACGCTTTTGAACCTGGTTCGAAGGCTCGGCCTCCTGCAGATCGACAGCGTCAACGTGCTGTGCCGGGCGCATTACATGCCGCTGTATTCGCGTTTGGGGCCTTATGATCAGGGGTGCCTGGAGCGCTTTAACCAGGGGCCGCGCACTCGACGTCGCCTGTTTGAATACTGGGGGCATGAAGCCTCGCTGATTCCTGTGGAGGATTACCCGCTCTATCGCTTTCGCATGCAGCGCGCCCGTGAAGGCGGTGGCGGGCTTTACAAGCGCCTGGCGCGTTTCTCGAGAGAGCATCCGGAGTTCGTGGATCAGGCGCTTGAGGAGATTCGCCATCGCGGCGCGCTGGCGGCGTCCGACCTGACCGGCGGTGGGCGTGGGCAGGGCAGCTGGTGGGGCTGGAGTCATGGCAAGTCAGCCCTTGAGTATCTTTTCTGGAGCGGCCAGGTGCTGGTCGCCCACCGGCGAGGCAATTTTGAACGGGTGTATGACCTGCCAGAGCGCGTCGTCGGACGCGAGGCCGTCGAGGCACCCTTGCTGTCACCCGAGCAGGCTCAAAGAGCGCTGGTCGCACGAGCGGCGCGGGCCATGGGCGTGGCCAGCGCGCGGGATATGCAGCGCTATTTTCGCCTGGATGGTCGTGAGACGAGAGCGTGCATCGAGGTGCTGGTCGAGAATGGTGAGCTTGAGCCCGTCACGGTGGAAGGCTGGACGATGCCGGCCTGGCAGCATGTCAAATCCCGGACGAGCCGTCGGGCGAGTGCGGCGACCGCACTGCTGTCGCCCTTTGATCCTCTGATGTGGGACCGCGAGCGCGCTGCCCGTGTGTTTGATTTTCACTATCGCATCGAAATCTATACGCCGTCGCATCTGCGCCAGTATGGCTATTACGTGCTGCCTTTCATACTGGCCGGTCAGATGGCCGCCCGGGTCGATCTCAAGGCCGAGCGCGCTTTCGGTGTGCTGCAGGTAATCAGCGCCCATCCCGAGCCGAATATCTCCATGGAGAGACTGGCACCGGCACTTTTTGAAGAGCTTTTGCGACTGGCTCGATTTCTGGGGCTTGTGCGTGTGCAGATAATGGGCAGTGGCGCGCTTGATCAAGCGCTTGAAGCCGCATCCGACGAGGCATGAAAGGATCAGGAAGGGCTGTTACTGGCGCCTCGTCAGGCGTATGGTAAATGTCATACAACTTCACATCATGACCAGCATCGACAAGACCATGTCTTCTGATTCGATGGCGGGAGCAACGCCCGCCGGTACCAACCTTCGCATTATTGCCATCGTCAGCTCTACCTTTGTCAGCATGCTCTGTATCGGGATGACGCTGACGGTGCTGCCGCCCTGGATGAACGGCCCGCTGGGCTTCGATGCCGTCACGGTAGGGGCGGTCATCAGTCTTCAGTTTGTGGCCACACTCCTGTCTCGACCCTTTTCCAGCCAGATGGCCGACCGCCTTGGCGCCAAGCGCGTGGTGCTGCTGGGCATGAGCGGCTGCGCGCTCAACGGCGCCCTGATTCTGATGGCGGTGCTTTGTATCCGGTGGCCGCTTGCAAGCCTGGTATTGTTGATCCTGAGTCGTCTGGTGCTGGGAGTTTCTCAGGGCATGATCGGAACGGGGTCGCTGAGCTGGGGCATCGGGCTGGTGGGGCCGGCGCTGATGAGCAAGGTAATCTCCTGGAATGGCATCGCAGGATTTGGTGCCCTGGCCATCGGCGCGCCGCTTGGCGCCGTACTTGCGCAAAGCCTTGGCGTGATGAGCATGGGGCTTTTTATCGTGTTGATCGGGTGTCTGGCACTGGCGCTGGCCTGGCGACGACCGGCCTCACCGATCGTCAGCGGCAAGCGGGTACCCTTTGCGCGCGTCTTTCGTGTGGTCGCCCCCTATGGCGGCGCACTGGCGCTGAGTTCGGTCGGTTATGGTGTGATCGCGACCTTCATCACCCTTTATTACGCCGACCAGCAGTGGGATCACGCCGCCTGGGGGCTGAGTGCCTTTGGCGCTGCCTTTATCACGGCGCGGGTGCTGTTTGCCGGTAGCGTCAATCGTTTTGGCGGTTATCGTGTGACGCTGGTGTGCTTTATGGTCGAACTGGCCGGACTTCTGGCCCTTTGGCAGGCCACTCATCCGGGCGTTGCCTTGTTGGGCGCGATTCTGGCGGGGCTTGGGGTCTCGCTGATCTATCCGGCCCTGGGAGTGGTGGCGGTGGCCAAGATTGCCGCCACCAGCCGCAGCGCCGCACTGGGTGCCTACTCGGTGTTTCTGGACGCCGCCGTGGGTCTGACCGGGCCGCTGGCAGGGTTTATCGCCAACCGCGCCGGTTATCCAAGTATCTTTCTGGCCGCAGCGCTTTGCAGCCTGGCCGGCTGGGCGCTTTGTGCCGGACTTTACACCGTCTCGATCAGGCGGCGTGCGCGTGCCCGACGCGAGGTTCTGACAGAAGACACGGTGACATCATCTTCACCGGAGTCACGGGTTCAGGGCTGAGCCAGGCGGGCACGTTCCAGATCTTCTCTGGTATGAAGGGATAGCTGGTGCTCGAGGTCGAAATACTTCCCCCACTGTTCATCGAAGTGGCCGGGCTCAAAGCGCCCAAAGCCGCTTTCCGGCGTAAACGTCATTTCCCCGAAGTAGACCTGTCCCTGAAGGCTGTAAAGATCCACCCGTACGTAGGCGAATCCCTGTGAAAGGGTTTTGGCGCACTCGATCAGGGCTTCAAGATTGTCAGGCCTTGTCGGCAAGCGCGACGCCGAGCTGTTGGCGTATTTCACCTTGAGCGGCAGCCGCTGCCAGTCGGTTGTGAAATAGTCACGGCAGTGGCCATTGAAACGGTCGCTATCGACCTGAATGATACAGCGTGATGCTTCGGTGCTGTTAAAACAGTGGAGCTTGTAATCGGCCGGAATGTTGCCGCTATCATCAAGCATGAGCTGTTCAACCACCAGCTGTGGCGCAATGTTGCGATACTGGGTCTCGCGTGAGCCCATATAAAAGTTGCGACTGAGCCAGCCATCGGTCTGACGTTTCAGTTCCTTGAAGGAAAGGGCGCTCTTGTCGGTGACAATGCGATTCATGGCGCTGCCATGATTGCTCTTGATAACGAACTGTTCGGGCAGCGCTTCGAACATGTCGCGTGTCAGCACCGGATTTGACGCCAGCAGCGGGATCAGATGTTGCTGTCCCAGTCTTTGTGCCACGAAATCACGCACTGCCAGCTTGTCGGCCAGATCGCGAAAGATGGGGCGGTCAGCATCAAGCTTGAGGCACGTCAGCTTTTCGCTCCATGTACGTGGGGTCTTGAGCGATGGTGTGCGCCCGAAACGTTTTTCAAACTGTCGCACGGCTTCGCGCCGATCCGAGCGCTTGAGGCGGCGAAAGGCTTCAGAACATCGTTGACGAGTGCGAAGCAATGAGAGCGGCAATGAAGGAGCATTGTCGACCACGGATACCTTCCATGAATGCTGGCTAAAATTTGGCGGGACAATAGCAGGATCAGTCGTGTTGTTAATTAAGCAATTGTTAAGAAATATAAATTTTACCCCGTGCCAGCTACCTTTCGGGGTGGTGTTGACGTATTGCATGTTTTGACGCCGGTCAGAGACTCTAAACCCCCGCAACGTCCAAAAGCGGAGACAGTCATGAGTGATAACACCCCGCAGCAGCCCCGTGACATCGACGATGAAACGATTGAGCTGGCCACGCACGTCTTCAATACAGCGCGCACCGGCGATGCCGGGAAGTTTCGGGAGTGGCTGGGGCAGGGGCTGCCGCCCAATATGCGCAATCACAAGGGGGACAGCCTTTTGATGCTGGCAAGCTATCACGGTCATCATGACACCGTGAAGGTATTGCTTGAGCATGGCGCCGATCCTGAAATGCGCAATGACAATGGCCAGAATCCGTTGGCGGGCGCGGCCTTCAAGAAAGATCTGGAGATGGTCCGGCTGCTGCTCAACGGTGGCGCCGAGATCGATGGCTGTTCGCCTGATGGCAAGACCGCCCTCATGTTTGCGGCCATGTTTGATCATGTCGATATCACACGGTTTTTGCTGGAAAAGGGGGCTGACCCCTCGCGACGCGAAAGCCGCGGCATGACGGCCGGTCAGCTGGCACTGGCCATGGGCGCTGAGCACACCCCGGCGCTTTTGGGGGAAACCCGCGCCGATTGAGCCCCGGAGCCGGCGCTGTCTATAAAGTGTCCCGCCATACGCGTACAATTGCCCGCCAAACGTCATCATTCACGCCCGAGCCGGCCTGCCGGCTCGGGTGCCTTTTCGGAACTTCCTCTTGCTCTCTACTGCCAATATCACCATGCAGTTTGGCCCGAAGCCGCTGTTTGAAAACGTCTCGGTCAAGTTCGGCAATGGCCATCGCTATGGCCTGATCGGCGCCAATGGCTGTGGTAAATCCACCTTCATGAAAATCCTGGGCGGCGATCTGGAGCCTTCCGGCGGTCAGGTCATGAAGGATGCCACCACACGGCTTGGCAAGCTGCGCCAGGATCAGTTTGCCTTCGAGAATGAGCGGGTCATCGATACCGTGATCATGGGCCATGAAGAGCTCTGGCACGTCGCGGCCGAGCGGGAGCGTATCTATTCCCAGGCCGAGATGTCCGAGGAAGACGGCATGAAGGTTGCCGATCTCGAAGTGCGCTATGCCGAGCTCGACGGCTATACCGCTGAAGCCCGTGCCGGTGAGCTGTTGCAGGGGCTGGGCATCGGGGATGATCAGCATCAGGACCTGATGAGCACTGTTGCCCCCGGCTGGAAGCTGCGTGTGCTGCTGGCTCAGGCGCTCTTTGCCGACCCGGATGTGCTGCTGCTCGATGAGCCGACCAACCACCTGGACATCAACACCATTCGCTGGCTTGAGGACATCCTCAAGGCGCGGCGGGCGACGATGATTATCATCTCGCACGACCGTCACTTCCTGAACAGTGTCTGCACGCACATGGCCGATCTCGATTATGGCGAGCTGCGTCTGTTCCCGGGCAACTATGACGAGTACATGATTGCCGCCACCCAGGCCCGTGAGCGCCTGCATGCCGACAATGCCAAGAAAAAGGCCGAGATTGCCGAGCTGCAGCAGTTCGTCAGCCGCTTTTCGGCCAACGCCTCAAAGGCCAAACAGGCGACCTCTCGTCAGCGCAAGATGGACAAGATTCAGCTCGAGGAGGTCAAGCCGTCCTCGCGCGTCAGCCCCTTCATCCGCTTTGAACAGAACAGGAAAATTCATCGTCAGGCACTGACGGTGGAAAACATCAGCAAGGCCTGGGATGACAATGTCCTGTTCAAGCGTTTCGGGTTGCAGGTCGAGGCCGGTGAGCGGGTGGCCATCATCGGCCCCAACGGCATTGGCAAGACCACGCTGCTCAACTGTCTGACCGGCAATATGGCCGTGGACAGCGGTGAGGTGAAGTGGACCGATGCTGCAGAAGTCGGGTATTTCGCACAGGATCACGCCGCGGATTTCGAAAGTGGCGACACGCTTTTTGACTGGATGGGGCAGTGGACCACACAGGGCGAGCAGCAGGTACGCTCGGCGCTGGGGCGGATGCTCTTTTCCAATGACGACATCGGCAAGTCGGTGCGAGTCATCTCCGGTGGCGAGCAGGGCCGCATGCTCTTTGGCAAGCTGGCGCTGCAAAAGCCTAATGTACTGGTGATGGATGAGCCGACCAATCACCTGGATATGGAGTCGATCGAGGCCCTTAACCTGGCGCTTGAGAACTATCCCGGCACGCTGATCTTTGTCAGCCACGATCGTGAGTTTGTCAGCTCGCTGGCCACGCGCATCATCGAGATGAAGGAGGACGGTATCGTCGACTTCAGCGGCAGCTATGAAGATTATCTGCGCAGCCAGGGCATCTACGGCTGATTCTGACGTGGTCGCTCGAAAAGCCCCGCCATTGGCGGGGCTTTTTGGTTCTGCTGCAGGGTATTTTCGCGCAGAGCATCATGCCGGTGATCATGAGTGCCAGTAGGCTGCACTTGATTCAGTGATTGCCCAGACATTTGCGTTTTCTTCAGTCATCTGGCCATTGGCATAACTTTTTGTGCCGAGATGGCGTTTTTTTTCATTGCCTGCCGATGGCCTTCAATGATCAAGGGTTACGCGATCGGCCTTGTTAATGAACAAAAATAACAGGCGTTCATAACCCTGGTTAGCGCATTGCCTGGAGAAACCATCAATAAATGATTTTTGGCCTCGGTCACCGTAATGACACGTAAATTCTCATTGCCTGGCAAGGGTATCCCATGGGTTTGCAGTCCCATCATGACGGGAACTATCGGGTAGCGTATGCAGCCCAATCACTCACATGCCTACCAGGAGGGAATCTTATGAGCAAGCACGGCAATGGACGGTTCGAGAAATTCAAAAGCCACATCAAGACCGAGGTTGCGGTGGCGACCAACAGCGACCGCCTGTACGAAGATGCTGAAAAACAGCGTCTGATGGTGCGCCTGATGGAGAAAAAGGGTCTCAGTCGGGAAGAGGCGGAGAAGGAAGCTGTTCAGCAGCTTCGTAATGAGTAGCTGTCTGAGCAGGGTGAATGGTATCCATCATGATCATCACATCGTTTAGGTGATGTTTGGCTCCCCCTCGCAAGGCCGGCATGTCATCTATCGGGTGGAGGTGATCACATCTCCCACCAGTGCCTTGATTCGGTCGAGATAGCTGCCGCGTGAGGGCGGCGTGGGATCCGAGGTCAAAACGATTGTCATCTCGCGCTGTGGCACCACAAACAGCACCTGCCCGCCGTAGCCCCAGCCGTAATAGACCGTTTCGTTTTCAATGATGCTGCGAAACCAGCCGTAGCCGTACTCGTCGCCGTTATAAAACGATCGTGTCCGTGGCTGCCACGATGCCTCGACCCAGGCCCCGGGGACCACCTGTTGCCCGCGGTAAGCCCCACCGGTTCGATACATCTCGCCAAAGGCCATGAGTGCCCGTGGTGTCAGCCCCATTTCGTTGCCGCCGAAGTAGATGCCCTGAGGGTCGCGTGTCCATGGCGGGATATTGATGTCCAGCGGCTCACCAAGCCACTCACGCATCAGCACCAGCGTCGAGCGTCCGGTAGTGTGGGTCAGGGCGGCCGACAGCAGATGGGTATTGCCGGTGGAATAGAGCATCTGTCCGCCCGGTTTTGAGACGAACGGGCGCGAGAGCGTGTCACGCACCCAGTTGGCGCTGGCGACCCAGGCGCCATAGTGTTGCCCGGAGGTGCGCTCAAGCCCTGCCTGCATCGACAGCAATTGACCGACGGTAATGTCGCGTATTCGCGGGTCCGCCTTGACAGGGATCTGATCAGCGGCCAGCAGTTCGACCACAGGCTGATCAACGCCTTTGATAACGCCCCTTTCGATAGCAATCCCTGCCAGGGCTGACATCACTGTCTTGGACAGCGATTTGATATTGGCTGTCTGGCTGGTGCGGTGCCCGCGATAACCCCGCTCGATCAGGGTTTTGCCCTGAATGGAGACCATGAAGGTATGAGTGCGCGGCAGGGCGCCGGCCTGATCTGCCAGCCGTGCCAGCGTTGAAGGAGCAGGCGTGATGGGTGAAGCCGATGCAGGCATCGATATCAGCCAGAACATGGCGATCATCATTAGAGGATGGCATGGACGTCGGCGTTTTGGCATGCAGGAGCACTCCCTCAGGGTGATGAGACAGATAACTCCAGTGTGATGCATGTTCAGGCTGGCCGCTTGCGATCAGGGGCATCGTTAAGGCCCAGCTGAGCCTGGTCTGAGCCCCCTGATAAATCATTCGCCGAACGCTGGGTAATACGCGCATGCTGTTGACGCTACTGATATCCCTTCACCCGACTTCGGAGGATGTGATGACGCGCCCCAATGTATTGATTCTGATGGCGGATCAGGTCAACGGCACCCTGTTCGAGGATGGACCGGCCGACTTTCTGCACATGCCCCATCTCAAGGCGCTGGCAAGCCGCAGCGTGCGATTCAAAAATGCCTACACCCCCAGCTATCTCTGTGCGCCGGGGCGAGCCGCCTTCATGTCCGGACAGCTGCCGTCGCGTACCGGTGTCTATGACAACGCCGCTGAATTCCCTTCAAGCGTGCCGACCTGGGCGCATCATCTCAGACGCGCCGGCTATCAGACCTGCCTGTCGGGCAAGATGCATTTTGTGGGGCCTGATCAGTTGCACGGGTTCGAAAGCCGCCTGACCACCGACGTCTATCCCCCCGACTTTGGCTGGACCCCGGACTACCGCCGCCCCGGCGAGCGTATCGACTGGTGGTATCACAATCTGGGCTCGGTCACCGGTGCAGGTGTGGCCGAAATCTCCAATCAGATGGAGTATGACGACGAAGTCGCCTTCCACGCCGAGCAGAAGCTTTTTGATCTCTCCCGCGGCCATGATGATCGCCCCTGGGCGATGTGTGTGAGCTTCACTCATCCTCACGATCCCTATGTGGCAAGACGCAAGTTCTGGGATCTCTACAACGACTGCGAGCATCTTGAGCCCAGACTGGCTGAGGTGCCCTATGCCCGACAGGACCCTCATTCGCAGCGGCTTTATGAAGCCAACGACTACACGAAATTCGATATCCAGCCGGAGAACGTGCGTCGCGCGCGTCAGGGGTATTTTGCCAATCTGTCGTATGTGGATGACAAGGTCGGCGGGATACTGGATGTGTTAAAGCGGACCCGCATGCTGGATAACACCATCATCATGTTTGTCTCCGATCACGGCGATATGCTCGGTGAGCGCGGCCTATGGTTCAAGATGAGCCCCTTTGAAGGCTCTTCACGTGTACCGCTGATGATCAGTGCGCCGGGGGTTGAGCCCCGCGTCGTGGAGACGCCAGTGTCGGCCATTGATGTCAATCCTACCGTGGCGGACCTGGTGGGCGTGGATCTCAGCGCCATTGCCTCCTGGACCGACGGGGAGTCGCTGGTGCCACTGATGAAGGGCGGCACGCGTGACACGCCGGTCTATATGGAATATGCCGCCGAGGGTACGATCGCGCCACTGGTCACCATTCGGGAGGGGCAGTGGAAATTCAACCACTGTGAGGTCGATCCGCCGCAGTTGTTCAATCTGGTAGATGACCCGGATGAGCAGAACAACCTTGCCAAAGACCCTGAGCACGCTGATGTGCTTGAAGCGTTTACGCAGAAGATGCGAAAGCGCTGGGACATGGCGAGCTTTGATGCCGATGTGCGTGAAAGCCAGGCGCGGCGATTGATCGTCTATGAAGCACTGCGTAACGGTCACTACTTTCCATGGGATCACCAGCCCCTGCAGGTCGCATCCGAGCGCTACATGCGCAATCACATGGATCTTAACGTGCTGGAAGAGGCGCAGCGCTTTCCGCGCGGTGAATAGAGCTCCGCCGGCCCTGCCGGTTCAGTCCTGACGAACCGGCGCCATGAAAGCGTCGAATGGGGTATCAGGAGCTTTCATGGCAGCCTCTGGCCATGGGCGTACCCTCACGGTCTGGAACACCGTAGAGGGGACGCAACATGGCATCATTCTGGGCGGGGCTGGGGCTGGGCCTTTCATTGATCATGGCCATCGGGGCTCAAAACGCCTTCGTTCTGCGACAGGGGCTGCGCGGCGAGCATCTTTTCATGGTCTGTTTGAGCTGCGCGCTCAGTGATGCGTTGCTGCTTGCATTGGGTGTCTATGGTGCGTCAACGCTGACGGAGAGATTTCCTGATCTGGATGTTGTTTTGCGTCTGGCGGGCGCGCTGTTTTTACTGACGTACGGTGTCAGGAACATGGTCGGCGCGCTGCGCGGTGGTCAGGCACTGGTGCCGAATGAGCCATCGAAAGGCTCATGGCCTCGAACACTGGCGCTATGTCTGGCGCTGACCTGGCTCAACCCTCATGTCTATCTCGATACGGTAGTGCTGGCGGGGGCCGTCTCGGCCCAACAGGCATCGAAAGGGGCCTTTCTGATGGGTGCCATCATGGCTTCCTTCCTGTTCTTTTTCACTCTGGGCCATGGCGCCGGGCGCCTTCGAGCCGTGCTGGCTCGTCCTCGCGCCTGGCAACTGCTGGAGGCCGGCATGGCACTGGTCATGTGGGGAATAGCCCTGTCACTGCTATGGCCCATGATCAGGCGGTAGGGACAGCGTCATCGTATTTTTGAGGCCATACTGAGCATGAGCGACCATCGTTGAATATCATTCATGGCATGGGTGAACAACCCTCGCTGGTGTTCATGACGACGCCACGGCATATTGCGTAACGAAAAGGCTGTTCTGCAGCATTTGTTGATTAAGGAATGATCATGTCTTTACCCATGCCTCCCTACCGCGCCGATACGGTGGGCAGCCTGCTGCGCAGCGACACCCTCAAGCATGCCCGTGAACAGCATGCTGCGGGCGCCATCGATCAAAAAGCCCTCAAGGCCGTTGAAGACGAAGAAATCACGCGACTGGTCAAAAGGCAGGAGTCTCTGGGGCTCAAGGCTGTCACGGATGGCGAACTGCGCCGCGCCTGGTGGCACTTTGATTTTCTTGAGCATCTTACCGGCGTTGAAGGATTCGAGTCCGAGCAGGGCATTCAGTTTCAGGGTCGTCAGACCCCGTCACATGGCGTACGTGTGGTGGATCGTGTCCGCTTCAATCCGCAGCATCCGATGCTTGAGCACTTTCGCTATCTCAAAGAGCAGACCACCAGCTCGATTGCCAAGATGACGATA contains:
- a CDS encoding ankyrin repeat domain-containing protein, which gives rise to MSDNTPQQPRDIDDETIELATHVFNTARTGDAGKFREWLGQGLPPNMRNHKGDSLLMLASYHGHHDTVKVLLEHGADPEMRNDNGQNPLAGAAFKKDLEMVRLLLNGGAEIDGCSPDGKTALMFAAMFDHVDITRFLLEKGADPSRRESRGMTAGQLALAMGAEHTPALLGETRAD
- a CDS encoding LysE/ArgO family amino acid transporter; its protein translation is MASFWAGLGLGLSLIMAIGAQNAFVLRQGLRGEHLFMVCLSCALSDALLLALGVYGASTLTERFPDLDVVLRLAGALFLLTYGVRNMVGALRGGQALVPNEPSKGSWPRTLALCLALTWLNPHVYLDTVVLAGAVSAQQASKGAFLMGAIMASFLFFFTLGHGAGRLRAVLARPRAWQLLEAGMALVMWGIALSLLWPMIRR
- the betC gene encoding choline-sulfatase, translated to MTRPNVLILMADQVNGTLFEDGPADFLHMPHLKALASRSVRFKNAYTPSYLCAPGRAAFMSGQLPSRTGVYDNAAEFPSSVPTWAHHLRRAGYQTCLSGKMHFVGPDQLHGFESRLTTDVYPPDFGWTPDYRRPGERIDWWYHNLGSVTGAGVAEISNQMEYDDEVAFHAEQKLFDLSRGHDDRPWAMCVSFTHPHDPYVARRKFWDLYNDCEHLEPRLAEVPYARQDPHSQRLYEANDYTKFDIQPENVRRARQGYFANLSYVDDKVGGILDVLKRTRMLDNTIIMFVSDHGDMLGERGLWFKMSPFEGSSRVPLMISAPGVEPRVVETPVSAIDVNPTVADLVGVDLSAIASWTDGESLVPLMKGGTRDTPVYMEYAAEGTIAPLVTIREGQWKFNHCEVDPPQLFNLVDDPDEQNNLAKDPEHADVLEAFTQKMRKRWDMASFDADVRESQARRLIVYEALRNGHYFPWDHQPLQVASERYMRNHMDLNVLEEAQRFPRGE
- a CDS encoding serine hydrolase domain-containing protein; this translates as MPKRRRPCHPLMMIAMFWLISMPASASPITPAPSTLARLADQAGALPRTHTFMVSIQGKTLIERGYRGHRTSQTANIKSLSKTVMSALAGIAIERGVIKGVDQPVVELLAADQIPVKADPRIRDITVGQLLSMQAGLERTSGQHYGAWVASANWVRDTLSRPFVSKPGGQMLYSTGNTHLLSAALTHTTGRSTLVLMREWLGEPLDINIPPWTRDPQGIYFGGNEMGLTPRALMAFGEMYRTGGAYRGQQVVPGAWVEASWQPRTRSFYNGDEYGYGWFRSIIENETVYYGWGYGGQVLFVVPQREMTIVLTSDPTPPSRGSYLDRIKALVGDVITSTR
- a CDS encoding ABC-F family ATPase, producing the protein MLSTANITMQFGPKPLFENVSVKFGNGHRYGLIGANGCGKSTFMKILGGDLEPSGGQVMKDATTRLGKLRQDQFAFENERVIDTVIMGHEELWHVAAERERIYSQAEMSEEDGMKVADLEVRYAELDGYTAEARAGELLQGLGIGDDQHQDLMSTVAPGWKLRVLLAQALFADPDVLLLDEPTNHLDINTIRWLEDILKARRATMIIISHDRHFLNSVCTHMADLDYGELRLFPGNYDEYMIAATQARERLHADNAKKKAEIAELQQFVSRFSANASKAKQATSRQRKMDKIQLEEVKPSSRVSPFIRFEQNRKIHRQALTVENISKAWDDNVLFKRFGLQVEAGERVAIIGPNGIGKTTLLNCLTGNMAVDSGEVKWTDAAEVGYFAQDHAADFESGDTLFDWMGQWTTQGEQQVRSALGRMLFSNDDIGKSVRVISGGEQGRMLFGKLALQKPNVLVMDEPTNHLDMESIEALNLALENYPGTLIFVSHDREFVSSLATRIIEMKEDGIVDFSGSYEDYLRSQGIYG